One Triticum dicoccoides isolate Atlit2015 ecotype Zavitan chromosome 4B, WEW_v2.0, whole genome shotgun sequence genomic window carries:
- the LOC119295280 gene encoding protein CELLULOSE SYNTHASE INTERACTIVE 3-like produces MPISSSSEPRDSRDPTSPAPSTSSSRSREACNLGEVDDPGSAMSTVARLLEQLHGSVTSLPEKEVAIKRLLELAKAKKEARILIGSHSQAMPLFISILRSGTSSAKVNAAALLSALCKEEDLRVKVLLGGCIPPLLSLLKSESAEAKKAAAEAIFEVSSGGLSDDHIGMKIFVTEGVVPTLWDLLNPKSRQDRIVEGFVTGALRNLCGDKDGYWKATLEAGGVEIITGLLSSKNTASQSNAASLLARLISAFSDSIPKIIAAGAVKALLQLLNRDDDIAVRESAADALEALSSKSTIAKKAVVDAGGLPVLIGAVVAPSKECMRGVTCHSLQSHAVCALSNICGGTTSLLLYLGELCQSPRSAVSFADILGALAYTLMVYDGTDGKFFDPVEIESILVVLLKSHDSKLLLDRILEALASLYANACFSGRLDHSNAKKVLVGLVTMASDDVQDHLVHALTSLCCDGFGLWDALGKREGVQLLISLLGLSSEQHQEYAVSLLAILSDEVDDSKWAITAAGGIPPLVQLLETGSQRAKEDAAHIICNLCCHSDDIRACVESAGAVLALLWLLKSDSPRGQEASVKALKVLIRSADSATINQLLALLLSDSVSSKAHAITVLGHVLVLAPQRDLIQNGAPANKGLRSLVLVLDSSNEESQECAATVLADIFSMRQDICDILATDEIVQPCMKLLTSGNQVIATQSARALGALSRSANTMSKNKMSCIAEGDVQPLIEMAKTSSIDAAEAAIAALANLLSDSQIAKEALDDNIVQALTRVLKEGSLDGKISASRSLYHLLNQFPLCEVFPDYSLCCFIIHALLVCLSGISLENVTSLDPLDVLALMVMTKEGAHFSPPLRTAFLEAPESLEPLVRCISVGLPPIQGKSIQILARLCQDQSSLLSEHINRSQGCIDSLVSRVMESTNMEIRISSAITLIFALKDNREDSIEVLEASGHLKSLISALIDMLKQHSTSTSLDIEVWKPYTEKSLFNCEQDVLDVPESGKVLEETVARLLSLICSSHPRSKPTVMDLGGVDIVSDKLASHSASRQEHDEDSGSVWSCALLLATLFQDSVVVQSSAIVRIIPSLASLLRSDEIIDKYFAAQSLASLVCTGSRSIQLAIANSGAVVGAIAMIGLIESGMPDLVTMAEEFKLAENPSQIILRSLFDLEDVRTGATARRSIPLLVDMLKPMADKPGAPLVALHLLTQLAEGSETNKVAMAEAGALDALTMYLSLSPQDSTETAIINLLGILYKNPDLLYYESSLSTLNQLVAVLRLGSRNSRLSAARTLQNLFDSESIRDTEVARQAIQPLLDMLESGTEIEQQATLGALIKLSAGNISKASAMFDVEGNTLESLYKILSFSSSLELKKDAAQLCYVLFENSDIRASPIATECLRPLISLMSSGSSLVVEPAVCALSRLLDEEHNAEIAATNEVVDLLVSFVPGTNYQLSEASIAALIKLGKDRPNCKLDMVKAGIIEHALDMILDVPVSVSSSIAELLRILTNNSGIAKSSAAAKMVEPLFLLLRRPDVTMWDQHSALQALVNILEKPQSLAALKSTPSQIIEPLISFLESPSQAIQQLGTEVLSHLLEQEHFQQDITTKNAVVPLVQLAGIGILSLQQTAVKALENISQSWPKAVADAGGIFELSKVIVQDDPQPSQALWESTALVLCNVLRYSSDNYVKVSLAVLVRLLNSTMESTVTIALGALLVQEKSNSRCAVAMAEAGAVRALLELLKSHRCEESAARLLEALINNSRVRETKVAKHSIAPLSQYLLDPQSKNQAAKFLVTLALGDIFQHEALARASDSVSACRALVSLLEDQPTDDMTMVAICALQSLVMHSRTNRRAVAEAGGILVVQELLLSPNVDIAGQAALLIKHLFSNHTLQEYVSNELIRSLTAALERELLSTSSINEVILRTIYVIFSNFRKVRFSEAATLCIPHLVCALKDGNEAAQESVLDTLCLLKESWPQMNEDIAKAQSLISAEAIPVLQMLMKTCPPSFHDRADSLLHCLPGCLTVTILRGNNLKQTMGSTNAFCCLQIGNGPPRQTKLVNQSICPVWNEGFTWLFDIPPKGQKLYILCKSKNTFGKSTLGRVTIQIDKVVTEGVYSGFFSLSHDGGKDGSRTLEIEIVWSNRPANDNV; encoded by the exons ATGCCGATATCCAGCTCATCGGAACCTCGAGACTCTCGAGACCCTACTTCACCTGCACCATCCACTTCATCTTCTAGATCAAG GGAAGCATGTAATCTTGGAGAAGTTGATGATCCTGGAAGTGCAATGTCCACTGTTGCTCGATTGCTGGAGCAGCTACATGGTAGCGTGACATCACTACCAGAGAAGGAAGTGGCAATCAAACGATTACTTGAACTTGCCAAGGCGAAAAAGGAAGCAAGGATTTTGATAGGTAGCCATTCTCAGGCCATGCCATTATTTATATCTATCCTTAGAAGCGGGACATCTTCAGCCAAAGTAAATGCTGCGGCCCTGCTTAGTGCACTCTGCAAGGAAGAGGACCTGCGTGTCAAGGTTCTCTTAGGAGGTTGCATACCACCCTTGCTCTCTCTCTTGAAGTCTGAATCtgctgaagcaaagaaggctgccgCTGAGGCTATTTTTGAAGTGTCTTCAGGGGGTCTTTCGGATGATCACATAGGCATGAAAATATTTGTGACAGAAGGCGTTGTGCCTACTCTTTGGGATTTGCTCAATCCTAAGTCACGCCAAGATAGAATAGTTGAGGGCTTTGTGACTGGGGCTTTAAGAAATCTCTGTGGAGATAAAGATGGTTAttggaaggccacacttgaagcgGGTGGAGTAGAAATTATTACTGGCCTTCTTTCATCCAAGAATACTGCTTCACAGTCAAATGCTGCTTCCCTCTTGGCACGGTTGATCTCTGCTTTCAGTGATAGCATTCCCAAAATCATAGCTGCTGGGGCTGTTAAGGCCCTACTTCAGCTTCTGAATCGAGATGATGACATTGCTGTTCGTGAAAGTGCAGCTGATGCTTTGGAGGCCTTATCTTCCAAGTCTACTATTGCAAAGAAAGCTGTGGTCGATGCAGGTGGTCTCCCTGTTTTGATTGGAGCTGTTGTAGCGCCCTCAAAAGAGTGCATGCGAGGGGTTACCTGCCATTCTCTACAAAGCCATGCTGTTTGTGCTTTATCAAATATTTGTGGTGGAACCACTTCATTGTTGCTTTACCTGGGAGAGCTTTGCCAATCACCCCGGTCAGCTGTGTCCTTTGCTGACATTCTTGGAGCACTTGCATATACGCTGATGGTGTATGATGGCACTGATGGTAAATTCTTTGATCCTGTTGAGATAGAAAGCATTTTGGTTGTGCTCCTAAAATCCCATGACAGTAAGCTTCTGCTTGATCGTATTCTTGAAGCTTTAGCAAGTCTATATGCAAATGCATGTTTCTCTGGCAGACTTGATCACTCAAATGCAAAGAAGGTTCTTGTTGGGCTGGTCACTATGGCTTCCGACGATGTTCAAGACCATCTTGTTCATGCCTTAACTAGCTTGTGCTGTGATGGTTTTGGATTGTGGGATGCTCTTGGAAAGAGAGAAGGAGTTCAGTTGCTAATATCATTACTTGGACTTTCCAGTGAGCAGCATCAGGAGTATGCAGTTTCTTTGTTAGCTATCTTGAGTGATGAAGTAGATGACAGTAAGTGGGCAATAACAGCTGCTGGAGGCATCCCTCCACTTGTTCAACTACTGGAAACAGGATCTCAAAGGGCAAAGGAGGATGCAGCTCATATCATATGCAACTTGTGCTGTCACAGTGACGATATCAGGGCATGTGTTGAGAGTGCCGGTGCTGTTCTGGCGCTGCTTTGGCTTCTAAAGAGTGACAGTCCTCGTGGACAAGAGGCGTCAGTCAAAGCACTCAAGGTGCTTATACGGTCTGCTGATTCTGCCACAATCAATCAGCTGTTGGCACTGCTGCTCAGTGACTCAGTGAGCTCAAAGGCACATGCCATTACAGTTCTCGGGCATGTCCTTGTGCTGGCTCCTCAAAGAGATCTAATCCAGAATGGAGCTCCTGCTAATAAAGGGCTTAGatctcttgttcttgttcttgactcGTCAAATGAAGAATCTCAGGAATGTGCTGCAACTGTGTTGGCTGATATTTTCAGTATGCGTCAGGATATTTGCGACATCTTAGCAACCGATGAAATTGTTCAGCCATGCATGAAGCTTTTGACAAGTGGAAATCAAGTTATTGCAACACAATCTGCTCGAGCTTTAGGAGCACTCTCGCGCTCGGCTAATACCATGTCGAAGAACAAGATGTCATGTATAGCTGAAGGTGACGTGCAACCTCTCATAGAGATGGCCAAGACATCATCCATTGATGCGGCTGAAGCGGCAATTGCTGCACTGGCAAATCTCTTATCAGATTCCCAGATTGCTAAGGAAGCGCTAGATGATAATATTGTCCAAGCTTTGACTAGAGTCTTAAAGGAGGGGAGTTTAGATGGCAAAATTAGTGCTTCACGGTCACTTTATCACTTGCTCAACCAATTCCCCCTCTGTGAAGTTTTTCCAGATTACTCACTCTGCTGCTTTATAATTCATGCACTGCTGGTGTGTTTATCTGGTATCAGTTTGGAAAATGTCACTAGCTTGGATCCCCTGGACGTGCTTGCATTGATGGTGATGACCAAGGAGGGTGCTCATTTTAGCCCCCCTCTGCGGACTGCCTTTCTGGAAGCTCCAGAAAGTTTAGAACCTCTGGTCCGCTGTATCAGTGTTGGGCTCCCCCCTATTCAAGGCAAATCCATTCAAATTCTTGCAAGGCTATGTCAGGACCAATCTTCTCTGCTTAGTGAGCACATAAACAGAAGTCAAGGCTGCATTGATTCTCTTGTCAGTAGAGTTATGGAATCGACAAACATGGAAATAAGAATCTCCAGTGCAATCACCCTCATATTTGCATTGAAGGACAACAGAGAAGATTCAATTGAAGTTCTTGAAGCATCAGGACATTTGAAGAGTCTAATATCTGCACTCATTGATATGTTGAAGCAACATTCCACTTCAACATCCCTAGACATTGAAGTCTGGAAACCTTACACAGAGAAGAGTTTGTTCAATTGTGAGCAGGATGTTTTGGATGTGCCTGAATCGGGGAAGGTTCTGGAAGAAACTGTTGCACGTTTGCTCTCACTAATTTGTTCTTCTCATCCCAGGAGTAAACCTACTGTTATGGATCTTGGTGGTGTTGACATTGTTTCTGATAAACTTGCTAGCCACTCTGCTAGCCGACAG GAACACGATGAAGATTCAGGGAGTGTATGGAGTTGCGCCCTTCTATTGGCTACTTTATTTCAGGATTCAGTGGTAGTTCAATCTTCAGCAATAGTGCGAATTATACCTTCTTTAGCTTCATTACTAAGATCTGATGAGATTATTGACAAGTACTTTGCTGCTCAATCACTGGCTAGCCTGGTTTGCACTGGAAGCAGAAGTATACAGCTCGCTATAGCAAATTCTGGTGCAGTTGTGGGTGCTATAGCCATGATTGGACTGATAGAATCTGGTATGCCAGACCTTGTTACAATGGCTGAAGAATTCAAGTTGGCAGAGAATCCAAGTCAAATAATATTgagaagtctttttgatcttgaggATGTTCGTACTGGTGCTACTGCTCGAAGGTCCATTCCCTTGCTAGTGGATATGCTTAAACCCATGGCAGACAAACCAGGAGCACCTCTGGTTGCGTTGCACCTATTGACTCAGCTAGCAGAAGGTAGCGAAACAAATAAAGTTGCTATGGCGGAGGCTGGAGCTCTAGATGCTTTAACCATGTATTTATCTTTAAGCCCACAAGACTCGACTGAAACTGCCATTATCAATCTCTTAGGGATCTTATACAAAAATCCTGATCTGCTTTACTATGAATCCTCACTTAGCACTTTGAATCAACTTGTAGCTGTCTTACGGTTGGGCTCAAGAAATTCTAGGCTTAGTGCAGCAAGGACATTGCAGAACTTATTTGATTCAGAGAGTATAAGAGATACAGAAGTGGCTAGGCAAGCTATACAACCATTACTTGACATGCTTGAGTCAGGAACTGAAATAGAACAGCAAGCCACACTTGGTGCTCTGATCAAACTTTCTGCTGGCAATATCTCAAAGGCTTCAGCTATGTTTGATGTAGAAGGCAACACACTTGAAAGCCTGTATAAAATTTTATCCTTCAGTTCCTCCTTAGAGCTTAAGAAAGATGCTGCTCAGCTCTGCTATGTTTTATTTGAGAACTCTGACATAAGGGCATCACCAATTGCCACAGAATGTCTTCGCCCCCTGATATCATTGATGTCATCAGGCTCTAGTTTGGTTGTTGAACCAGCTGTCTGTGCTCTGAGCAGACTACTGGATGAAGAGCACAATGCAGAGATTGCTGCGACTAATGAAGTTGTTGATCTTCTTGTTAGTTTTGTTCCTGGGACAAACTACCAATTGTCAGAGGCGTCTATTGCTGCTCTTATAAAGTTAGGCAAGGATCGTCCAAACTGCAAACTTGACATGGTTAAAGCTGGTATCATAGAGCATGCGCTTGATATGATTCTGGATGTTCCTGTTTCTGTTAGCTCATCCATTGCTGAGTTACTTCGCATCTTAACAAACAACAGTGGCATTGCTAAAAGTTCCGCTGCTGCAAAAATGGTGGAGCCACTTTTCTTGCTATTACGTCGCCCTGACGTTACCATGTGGGACCAGCACAGCGCATTGCAAGCACTTGTGAATATTCTGGAGAAACCTCAGAGTCTAGCAGCGTTGAAGTCAACTCCTAGTCAAATTATTGAGCCGTTAATATCATTTCTTGAATCTCCCTCTCAAGCAATCCAACAACTTGGCACTGAGGTGCTATCACATCTTCTGGAACAGGAACATTTTCAACaagatatcactacaaaaaatgcAGTTGTCCCTCTGGTGCAGCTTGCTGGTATTGGTATCTTGAGCTTACAGCAAACTGCAGTTAAAGCACTTGAAAACATATCTCAGAGTTGGCCCAAGGCTGTAGCAGATGCAGGTGGAATATTTGAACTTTCAAAGGTAATTGTCCAGGATGACCCTCAGCCAAGTCAAGCATTATGGGAGTCCACAGCACTTGTATTATGTAATGTTTTGCGTTATAGCTCTGATAACTATGTTAAAGTCTCACTGGCTGTGCTTGTAAGATTACTGAACTCCACTATGGAGAGTACTGTCACAATAGCTCTCGGTGCTCTTCTTGTGCAAGAGAAAAGCAATTCACGGTGTGCTGTAGCCATGGCTGAGGCTGGGGCTGTACGTGCACTGTTGGAGCTCCTTAAGAGCCATCGTTGTGAGGAATCTGCAGCAAGATTGCTTGAAGCACTGATAAACAATTCAAGGGTCCGAGAAACAAAAGTTGCCAAACACTCCATTGCTCCTCTCTCACAGTACCTGTTAGATCCTCAATCAAAGAATCAGGCAGCAAAGTTTTTGGTGACTCTTGCACTAGGTGACATTTTCCAGCATGAAGCCCTTGCAAGAGCAAGTGACTCTGTATCTGCCTGTCGTGCTCTTGTAAGCCTACTTGAGGACCAGCCCACGGATGATATGACAATGGTTGCTATTTGTGCACTCCAGAGCTTAGTGATGCACAGCAGGACAAACAGGCGTGCTGTTGCGGAGGCTGGAGGCATTTTGGTTGTACAGGAGTTGCTTCTGTCTCCAAATGTAGATATTGCAGGACAGGCTGCTCTGCTAATCAAGCATCTTTTTTCAAATCATACACTTCAAGAATATGTATCTAACGAGCTCATCCGTTCTCTCACTG CTGCCTTAGAAAGAGAGCTGCTCTCTACATCATCTATCAATGAAGTTATTTTGAGGACCATATATGTGATATTCAGCAACTTCAGAAAGGTCCGATTTTCTGAGGCAGCAACATTGTGCATACCCCATCTGGTTTGTGCCCTGAAGGATGGAAACGAGGCTGCCCAAGAGAGTGTGCTAGACACCCTTTGCTTGCTCAAAGAATCTTGGCCCCAGATGAATGAAGACATTGCTAAGGCCCAGTCTCTTATTTCAGCTGAGGCCATACCTGTACTACAGATGCTTATGAAGACCTGTCCTCCCAGTTTTCATGACAGAGCTGATAGCTTACTGCATTGCCTGCCTGGTTGCTTGACCGTGACCATCTTACGTGGGAATAATTTAAAACAGACAATGGGGAGTACAAATGCATTTTGTTGCCTGCAAATAGGAAATGGTCCTCCAAGGCAAACCAAG CTGGTTAACCAGAGCATCTGCCCGGTATGGAACGAGGGATTCACTTGGTTATTCGACATCCCCCCAAAAGGGCAGAAGTTGTACATCTTGTGCAAAAGCAAAAATACATTTGGAAAG TCAACCCTCGGAAGAGTAACCATCCAGATCGACAAAGTGGTCACCGAGGGAGTTTACAGTGGGTTCTTCAGCCTCAGCCATGACGGCGGTAAGGATGGCTCAAGAACACTAGAGATAGAGATTGTATGGTCAAATAGACCGGCCAACGACAATGTGTAG